tatatatatttttatagatgtaacACTCTTAGTTATCATATATTGCAAATCTATTAAAGGAATATAAGTTCAACTTTCTCTTAAAATCAACTTCAATCAACATAAGACGTATCCTTCAAATTTTGGATTGTTTGGTCTAATTTCCCATCTGTTTGAGGTGAGAAGCAGTACTGAAATTTAAGGGAGTGCCATTGAATTGATCTTGTTGTACACCCACCCTCCAGAATCTAGACGAAATTGGGGGATCATGACCAGCAGTTAAAATTCGAGTACCATGGGAACATGTAATAATACACGTAGTGCTTGCGCTGATCAGCCCGATGACAAAAACAGTACTACCATCCCTGTCCGGCCTTCCAACGgctataatattttcacttcccgcgctctctctctctctcccctctttgACTCTGTTCACTCATACACATATAGATTATAGATACCTGGCCTGCACATTCCGTACCACCAATATCCCAAGCTCCAGAGTCCTGcccaacttctctctctctctactcttcTCCGAGTCCATGGTCACTCTCTCTCATCCTTTCCCAATTCCCAAAGCTCCTTTCgtgcttgctagctagctagctacctaccTCGGGTCCTCGCTCGctctcttttaattaatttccatcaAGAAGATCATTGATTAAATCGCACCTACTTCCATCGTCAACCTCCCACCGTAAGTATGGGCAAGTTCGACGCCCTCCGTCGATTACTCCCTTCTTGCTTCTTCCCCACCTCACAAACCAACGCCGCCACCGCCACAACCACCACCAAGAAACGCCTCAGCACCTCGCTCCGGGAAGATCTACCCGACTACACTGAACAAGATAGTCACAAGAATCAAGACCGAGACTCCCAGGCATCCTCCACCTCCAATGATAGCGTTCCTGCTTCCATCACCTCCAGTACTACCCCTCTTGCCCAGCCTCGCCCTTCCAGATCGATGGTGGTCGGCACCATTTTCGGGCCCCGCCGCGGCCACGTCTGGTTTTGTGTCCAACAAGATCGCCTCTCCTCCAGACCAACCGTCCTCCTCGAGCTTTCCATCTTGACCAATCAGCTCGTCAAAGAAATGCGAGGCGGGCTCGTTCGTATCGCCCTCGAGTGCGACAAGTCCGAGCTAGGGTCGTGCCCGCTCCGCTCGGTTCCCGTCTGGACCATGCACTGCAACGGCCTCAAGCTCGGGTTCGCGGCCAAGAGAAAGGCAAGCGAGCGGGTCAGATCGATGCTGAAGACCATGCAATCCACGACGGTGGGAGCAGGAGTCATACCGGCAGGGTTCGGGTCTTCGGGGTCGGAGGAGATAATTTACATGAGGGCTAATTATGAGCATGTGGTGGGGAACTCGGACTCGGAGTCGTTCCACCTCATAAACCTGGACGAGTGCAGTACTGGTCAAGAATTCAGCGTGTTCTTGCTTAGGTCCAGGAATGGGAAATTCCTTTGAATGGAGAAAGAGGTATTTTCAGTACACAAAACTGGTTATTTACGTTGTGGTAGGCATCGTATGTTCATCTTGGGAATAGAAAATTAGGGTTTTCAGTTTTGGGTAACCCTTGCAATCAAGGtgcttgaaaattttttgttttcttgcacCTGAATCTGACGTTTTGGATTCATTGTTATTGGATTTTCTTTTAGGAAGAGCTGGGAATCAAGGATCACTAGTTATGTTAAGAAGATGATGAGTTTTCTCGGGTTAAGTCCAAAGGAATATTGGTCTTTTGCAGACCATGAAATCGCATTCGTGTAACGTGTCATGCTTGATTAAACAGATAGATAGCTGGAATATTGGATGGAAATCTTTGAAATTCTATCCAATTCAATTCCGCTCTttcaccttttttcttttttaatatagattgtAGATAGATATTTTAACTAACTTTTACTATGATCATTGATTACAGagaaatttttatgattttttttaaagattttatccACCAacaatataattagaaaatgtttaCACATCATTCTATACTACAaatcatacataattttttattttatttttattttttatttattaaatatatgatatatggatGTTGaatagaagaaattaattaatttaaaaagaatctggctgtcttttatatattaataatgttagatataaattttaaatagataaattgtgaatagattttttgtaaaaaaataattctcacttaaaaaatcaaaacttatttatttaaaaattatacaaatcatttcttttatatatatatatatatatatatatgtaggagaTCAGGTGGGTCTTTCCTACCTTGTAGCTGATTCTAAGGTTGGGCTACCATTAGCTTAGAAATAAATTGATACCTGGTTTGGCCCTCATTTTGATGTTTGGGCTCTAACGTAGTGGGGACTTGTATTAAAGAAATATCCACCTTCAGAAAGGGATTACCTTGACGGTTAGCCCAACCTTTTGGACGTGGAGGACCTTAATTTGTTACATAAACAGAGcaaaaagggaaaacaaaaaaccaaatccaaatatctcaattactaattattaaatgaaatacaaTCAGTTGCGTTTTTCTCTCCGTTTCATTTTAACTATTGCATCCTTCTATAGCTCTTCATCATcagacaaaaaattattttctgtgacgaaAACCGTCATTGAAGGTAGCTGAGAAATTACATTACGTTCAAATGTATACATATTCACGTTAGAACGTTCCCCAGACATTCGAACGTGGGGTTTATTTACATGTGAACGTAAAAAATTTTGgcgccaacgttcgaacattattgATTCTCACATGCGAAcgttaattgatttaatattaaagttggatatttcaaattaaaaaaactgagAATTGAAATgtagtaatttaatattaaagttgtatAAGCTAACATTagaaaagattgagaattaaaattcaaaaaagtagatatattaaataataatattgttcattacatatgataaaaataaagtacaaaatactCAAACATGTtggttacatatttattaaaattgttaCTCAATGCGTTGACCTTTGTGTTTAGGATATCTATTCGATGGAGAACATCTGCGATAAAATCTCCAACACTCTGTTCTACTGACTCAATCTTTCGGTCGATATGCGtagtagaaaaattctaaacataagccccacaccctgcacacccacttaaaatcacatgtttttaagtgggtgtgcagggtgtgaggcttctgtgtagcacaactctGCGTAGTAATATCTAAGACTATCGCATCAACCCAAGTAGGCCGCGCATCTCCCATAGATGTACTCGTCGGCGATTGATTAGTACTCCCAACACCGGGCTTGGACTAGATCAATGGAACAAGATCTAGTACAGGGCCAAGTTGACGACAAGCATGCCCATTTCCCTGTCCAATGCTTCAATGGTGTGTGGTTATGTCGATCGGGGCTCATCTGGTCTATTCTCCACTCCTCTACCATGGGTTGCACACTACAGGCCAGTAATAGCGTGGTAATGAGGGCTCCATATGGGAGGTTTTCAGTGGGGACGATGCTCGCCTTATAACGGATCCTCTAAAAAATGCGAAGTGGCAAGTCGATGGGATCTCCATGTGCCACTTGTATAAGGAATTGTGCGCGTTTTCGCTAAATGTGGCCTTATGTCCCACAggatccacatttgttgcaacaataagatgTAACACGAAGAAAAAAAGGGATGAGCTGTACCTGGTTGAAGGAGTTCTTCTTATCGATCTGGTCTTGGTCAGTcccagtgaggatgtagaaatcctcatctcCGTTGTCATCCTCCTCATTAGTATCTCCAGCCTCCGACCAGTCAACtaggccagtagatgatgcagaagtgcctacatttGCATCTACTCAGGATCAATCCATAGGCTGAGCATCTCCTGTACTCGATATTTTAGCTACGCGACCGATCCCCAAAAGCTCGGCGATGACATCCACCGAGACCTCGAACTGAACACAGTGTActgtcacggtgtgagaggatgcatccttaGGCATATAGCACATCTGCATATAAAACTCTtaaaccattgaggggtataagTGCAGATACTCATCCAACCTCTCGTAACGAATACTTCTTGAACGCTCttctgctcccatatgagttcgtgAAAGTGGTTGATCATGACTTCTCGTTCAGACATCACTATTTGAGCCCCGATTCGAGACGTGCTCTCTCTTGTTCCTTACCTCCCCCTTTTCCTAGTGGTTAGAAATGAgtcatattttgaaagaaataaaaaaaattgagcaatattaatattatgaagCCTATTATGTATtctaatctaaattatttttggtaTACGTTCGAACGCAAAATTCAACGTTCGGAGGATAAGCTTATATGTGTGAACGTTTTGATTATTACGTTTGCACGTTAGATTATCTAGTATAAGCACTCGAACGTAATATGATAAATGTTTGAACGTGACGGCTCAAATACATGTTGGAACGTATAAAGCATATCACGTTCGCACGTGAGGAAGCTGTTGAACGTATTTAATAATACATGCGAacatatataactattagttcgaacgtatatttggTTTATGGCAACTGAAAGGTTTTATATTCGTACGAATCACAAATAATGTTCGTACGTAATATTAACGTTCGCACATATGTGCCGCTCAAGAATATGAACGATCATACATGCAAAAATTACAAATGTACGTTCGTATGTACAATTTAAATTCGCATGCATACTAAATACATTCGCATATTATATGATTAACGCGCGAATGTGTATgtataacattcgaacgttacgaTACAGAAATGGGTGAGTCGACTCAGTCATTCTCGTACACGTCAAACATAATGAAATTGACCAAATGTTACCGTAGAAAAGAagtataaattttaagaaagcTTTCTACAGTGGCCATTTAGCCATTGGTAATCCATGGTGGCcgaaaaatgaagatgaagatccGGCCACTAATGGGTTTCGAGAATCACCGAAACCTCCATTAAACATCCAAAAAAATGTACCCAAAGGTTAAAGAAGGATGTCTACCTCTTTTGTGATAGTTGTGATGGAGTTTGATGGCGGTATGCAATGGAGGCTACAGATTgagttttgaggaaaatgtgAGTTGTGTCGTTTTGCGTTTGGACTTGAGCTTTTATACACTTAATGTTTGACCGTTTAATAGTTAACGTGCAAACTTCAATTGATGAGAGAAAAAGACATCTGAATGTTTCAATTATAatgtccgaacgtttaattacttaattttcATTACATGCAAACGTTATGTTGGTACGTGCGAACGCTTTTACTCAATGGCAGATACATGCAGATGTTATGTTAGTACATTCAAACGTctcaagaataaattttttataattcatactaaataatatattatatatacactatacttATGCTCTATgcactagtatatatactatatattagtcTAATGttgttaattagtttaataaaatgtaattaacaactaattTTGTTGTCTAGCATATTAATGTTATGTACTAACATAATATACAAATCACTATGTGGTTATATAAACcactattgtttaaaaaatatataaatatgtaaattacATTCGAACAATACAAATCTATGTTCAAACGTTTTGTATTGACGTGAGAATATGTATTTACACGTGCGAACGTTTTGAAAAATTTGGCAGTATCTTTTCCTTCATTATTTGTAAGAGAAATTGATGATATTTATGTTAGAATGTGTATACTTAACGTTCTAACATAGATGCATATACGTGCGAACGTAACGACTAGATATGCAAATGTGAATGGAAAAATGACGGGATCTTTCCCACATGAATTAGGGGTTATACACTTgtgaaatcatcaacaaaacGTGCGAATGTTTTGAATTATACATTCGAACTTAATCCGCATGATCTGTGcttgttttgagattattaaTGTAATGTTCACACATGAACTATTGTATATTCGAACGTTTGGGAGTGTTAAAAATTAGGTAGTTATTTCAGCGAAAACCAAAATTTCACATAACGTGCGAACGTATATATGACGTTCGAACTGACCTGATATTTGATGCGGCGACTTTTGATTTAACTTGTCGCTACAATAGCTCGAGGACGCCTTCAATATGTTGTCGTTTGAGTACGGAAGACCCAGCGACCATAGTCGCTACAATAGGtccaaaaattttgaaaaaaaataatgtcgcCCCAGACAAGTCTAGGGCGTTTAATCCATGCCTTCCTCACTTGGAGAACTTTACTTCATTGAAACAGAGatagagtgagagtgagagaaagcgttagagagagagagagagaagagcgttagagagagggagagagtgagagagagttagagtgagagagagcgttagagagagtgagagagaaagagttagaGAGAAAAGAATTTAATATTGTGAggttaatattataattttttatttattttgaataatgttgtgatttttctatatattatttaatttgtactaactagtattgtgtttttgtttgaatgattatttcttgGAGATTTTTGAAACTTGACATTTGTTGGGGATTAATATTGTGAGGGAATTGATAGGTATATTTCTACATTTtgttgtgaatatgttggatattatgcaaattatatgtaaataacttaaatatatataaagtacaatatacatataataactataattaataatactgcatctaaatggtatgaagatgatccattcgtattgacttgtcaagctacccaactctattatttaattgattcAATGAATAGCGTtaatgaagatagtggagagataacttggcgagtcgtacaaaaatttgtctcTCGaaatatatgaagcaggaacaaGTGCAGATTACAAGAATTGTGGAGATGAAGATAACACTTCAATTGTAGAGGCCTACCAGGAAGATGGATatggtattaacttgtttgttgacctcagtgcactcgagttgcttcCTTTATGTAGAGATGACGTCCCATCAGTCCATCTCAACTTGTCCGtattaaataatcattcaattcaagtaagtaaggaataagaagaagaagaagaagaagaagaagacgaatcAGAATATGGGGAGGAAGTGGATAGGGAGGACTAAGATGAAGACGAAGATgaatattaaaagtactaaatattttattcatataggtgactatagaATATTATGcttcataatttcttcttattaattttctttgatataattaatcattttcaaggatgtctccaaaacgacaacgaaaaATTGTGCctcctccgccaagtccaagtcccgtACCCATTAAGGACTCCCCACCCGAGGTATCAACTCTTGAAGATCAAATTAACATGCAAGAGAATAATAGTCAATCGATACCTACCAATAAGGAAATgttattgataattaattatataattaatacttttgtatcaataactatataactataattatattattatcataTAGTTGATCCACTCATCACAGTCGTAGCTATACACGTGacatctctcttgaaaaaaatagaaggcatgaAAAACTCAAGATCATCATTCCTAATAATTTTACTGGAGGAGtagatgatagtgcagcagtgctttcctcctatattggcacagtagttcgagcatATACTTCATTTTATGTGCGTTCATGGAGAGATGTTtcaaatgagattaaggagcacattcgaagtcggtgctggtgagtttactttgagagtacattttttcacctagattaatatatcatatttttgacataATTCACTTATTATgatgaattcgacctcaacTTTGGCTTAGCAAGGATTTgagaactgtgaatgagttgatggctacactattctaACGTTACAAGGGACAATGTCATGACTACtttaagaagtttgagacgttggaagaggccgCGTAGTCCCCTTTCTAGCAGATGAAGTTTGACGATTGAAAAAAGTATTGTGAttttttcgcatctccagattataaAGTATTCTAGATTTATatcctttaattatttacatttctattcgttctatattatatatctatatatattacaattaacattcttaattaattttgtagcacttaagttctacaaatgcacagaatagatccgcttTGACTGTCCACATcttgccggttcaaggtcattccaccgtatTGCTAAAGaattggtaattaaaaaattaaaaaattcatttattttcctgatattcttttatttaagtactaacattatctttttaaaattgctaatgtcgtaTGGTTAGAAATGTAATGATCCTGAAAAtgtttccctcattcatgtctatgctgctgctcataCTAATGAGtgtagtgagtggatggatcctgccgctgcagataattatgtaagcggTATTAAtcttgttaaataaattatgcaacatgtgaataatttattttttatttgtatttcttttaataagttatttattgtgtgttttcttttaaattgcaagaaaaaatgATGAAGATGCAATAAGCTTttggggaatcctctcctagtaaCATAGGCATactcacgcaagtgctcgggccgcagtctagtatggtaagaggtttgggacgatctttcaagtatagatgttcatcctcctcaacctcatcgacttcacaaattaataatcttaccaaagatttagaagctgcacaaTACAAAAATGAGTATATGCGGTCGAGAcaacaagagttagagtctctcttagagcgacagtctcatttagagacgtgtttgcaggaccaacaaaGAGACAAAGAGGAAATAATTCACAGTAAAatccaagagcaagtgcagcAGGAGATGATGATGCAAATAGAGTGTGTTATATCGTTGCAATAGAATCACGGTGGATAAGGAAAGAAcaagaaatgaattttataaattttatctgtatatataactaattttaatatcaaattttgaaactttataagacattgttagttgttaattgatagtatgtaatatgatacaatttgtatgttttttaattttatgaaattagtatttctgatctgtacgttcgaatgtaaataaaaaaaatgtttgaacattggttcacattcgaaccaacgttcaaatgtaattacacaaaattataacataacgttcgaacgtacgactcaacgttcaaacgtactcaccctcaaatgaacaaaacattCGAATGTTTAAACAATTAATGTTTGAATAAACCTTCTAACGTACCACTTGCGTTCAAACGTTTCTTCGTTAACACTCAAactaacgtccgaacattataCTTGTTACATCCGAACAATGATatattaatgttcgaacaaaaattcaaaagttattgtagttaatgtttgaacgttcaaacgtaaatatgatgtgttcgaactataatcaacgaacgtcaacttcTGACATTcaaacgccaatcggtcgggttgatgttcgaacgtttgattggacgtccgaacgttactttctgtggCAGATCTCAATCGTCGCAAAAAAGTGAACTTTCGAACGTTACACCAAACagaacacctccaaccgtcactaaaaatatttgtaatgacggttcaacagtaaaTCATCACCAATTGTTTTCTGTGACACACATTAGGTGACAGTCGTGAtaacggtttcaaaccgtcaccaaatatctttagtgacactTTGGTTATTTTTGGCAATGATTTCCTCTATCACAAAAgataaattgtgttgtagtgtttTATTCCAATGATTTAGTATTGATCTATGAGataaagtatattaaaaaaaaatgtaggaagcttatgtttttgtttttctttaacgTTGAAATGCATTAGTGCAGGAATGAGGGATCCAAACACAAAGTTTGTGGCAAGGAACAGTGATACTGATTTCTACTCATGATGGACAAGATTGGTCGAATCTCATGTAAACTAGTGATCCGCCTACTTTTTGAAAGAAGGGAAATACtcttataaagagattatacaaaaataatttcacaaattgatgtggttttatgtgattcatcaaattataaagttacttttattgtaaaataaatctagaaGATCAGatgaaactatatcaatttatttaattacttttgtttaatttgtttgtggaATCGAGTACTCAAGAAAGAATAGAGTTATGTTTTCCTTAAAGACTTCACTacttgatgtattttttttaaatttcgacAAGCCTCTTATGTGGGTCAGATGTTAGCTATTATTTTAGGgctcaaaaatttaatttttatgtttaattcatcttttatttagttaatatatattacagtacttttaattcatcttttatttagttagtatatattaaattacttgtttaattcatcttttatttagttaatatatattaaagtactGATGAATTCATGAAACTTTTAACGATTAGTATATTTTTCTGAAATGAGAGATCCTTTTTCTCTTTAGGAAGGACGGTTGTGTGGATAGATTCTAAGGCCTTCATAttttattgggaaaaaaaaaagggaaaagagaaagaaacaatagaactctttttcttaatattattaaaaaggacaagtattttgtaatttatCGAAAAGTATCACTTATGGCGGAATAATATCCGGATAGCAatgaaactctctctctctctctctctctcgtcatCCATTCCACCCAGGCCATGAACCTCAATTTTCAGCTCTTGTTGACCGGAGTTCTCCTCTGATCTCCTAGACTTTCCCTTATCCACTCTATCTTGATCTACTTATTATTTCCTACTCAGCATGTGACTTTCCCATGGTTCATGATCTTTTGTTCAACTTTCTCCTCTATGATCTGAGAGGTTCTTCCCTGTTGATGCCTTTGGAAGTGGGGGTAGCCCACCTATGAGAGATTCTCCACTGGATATATTTAGGtcctgtttggatgttgatcagttgagttgagatgaatttaaatctttatgaatagtagtgagttgagatgatggaatgaattttataaagcacgcctaagatgagtttatatgtatttgaatgttaagatgagtttaaatgtatttatggaaagttgaaaaaggttgtgtgTCATActtgtaaagaggtgttgagttgaaaaaagttgtgagtcccacgtataaaaagattttgagttgagataggttTCGTAATTTGatagttgggtgtttggatgttagactcaacttaaaattatctcaatttagtCCAAGTTCCAAACAGGGCCTTAATGTGTCTGAGCATGACTGAAGTTTGAATTGTGGTTGAGTCGAGTACTCAatcaaactcatctcagctAGGCTAGCtcgaattgagatttaaaaaaagtaaaaataataaatcaaaatataaaaataaataacaaatgagatgataaatataaagtGAATAAACCAATGTTGAAATCTTATACTTATAAATTAGTCGCATATcaaattatactaatatatgttaacATATAGATATGCTCACACATATGTTAATGCAATGCATTATGTAATACATATTGTTTTGTAACTAATATACT
This genomic interval from Juglans regia cultivar Chandler chromosome 3, Walnut 2.0, whole genome shotgun sequence contains the following:
- the LOC108983106 gene encoding protein MIZU-KUSSEI 1-like, whose translation is MGKFDALRRLLPSCFFPTSQTNAATATTTTKKRLSTSLREDLPDYTEQDSHKNQDRDSQASSTSNDSVPASITSSTTPLAQPRPSRSMVVGTIFGPRRGHVWFCVQQDRLSSRPTVLLELSILTNQLVKEMRGGLVRIALECDKSELGSCPLRSVPVWTMHCNGLKLGFAAKRKASERVRSMLKTMQSTTVGAGVIPAGFGSSGSEEIIYMRANYEHVVGNSDSESFHLINLDECSTGQEFSVFLLRSRNGKFL